A region of Bacteroidales bacterium DNA encodes the following proteins:
- a CDS encoding Na+:solute symporter yields MHLSVIDILIIVVYLIASIMIGYWVSHRASASIRNYFLGGNQLPWYLLGVSNASGMFDIAGTMLLVYWLSVYGMKSMWIPWLWPVFNQIFLMVYLSSWLRRSNVMTGAEWIKTRFGTGKGANLSHIIVVIFAIVSVIGFLSYGFKGIGKFITAFLPPLVTDAAMLARYPQMNENLYALILMGITTFYVVKGGMFSVVITEVIQYCILTIASIAIGIIAIVKVSPGTINAVIPEGWKSMFFGKTVGLDWTQISAQASAKLHAFNDWIQNDGYYLFGIFFVMVLFKGILLAAAGPAPNYDMQRILSTRNPQEASKMSSLVNVVLNPFRYFMVAGLTVLALTNFDTLYTASITEPDFESILPQVLATYIPVGLLGFLMAGLLAAFMSNFAATVNAAPAYIVNDIYKKYINPHASEKTYVRMSYLASVAVVLVGVSIGFFVESINKIVLWIVAGLWGGYTASNVLKWYWWRFNGYGYFWGMVTGIAASLILPALSHLYPVSVLSNSPLPANFNMNAFPVIFFLSLIGCLLGTYLTRPEDDETLKHFYKNVRPWGFWKPIHQKVVAEDPSFVGNKNFLIDMFNIVVGIVWQITLMAFPVYLVLRDWKLFGVTFGIMVITSLILKKTWWDRLKYVD; encoded by the coding sequence ATGCATCTCAGTGTAATCGATATCCTGATCATTGTTGTTTATCTTATCGCCAGTATCATGATCGGGTACTGGGTATCACACAGGGCTTCGGCCAGCATACGGAATTATTTTCTCGGTGGTAATCAGCTTCCCTGGTATCTGCTGGGTGTATCGAACGCATCCGGAATGTTCGATATTGCCGGTACCATGCTGCTGGTCTACTGGTTATCGGTTTACGGGATGAAAAGTATGTGGATACCCTGGCTATGGCCTGTATTTAACCAGATCTTTCTGATGGTTTATCTGTCTTCGTGGTTGCGCAGAAGCAACGTTATGACCGGCGCCGAATGGATCAAAACCCGTTTTGGTACAGGCAAAGGGGCCAATCTGTCGCACATTATCGTTGTGATTTTTGCCATCGTGAGCGTGATTGGCTTTCTCTCATACGGTTTTAAAGGAATCGGGAAATTTATAACAGCGTTCCTTCCCCCCCTGGTAACTGATGCGGCAATGCTGGCCCGATATCCCCAGATGAATGAAAATCTTTACGCTCTGATCCTGATGGGCATTACTACATTTTACGTTGTCAAGGGTGGGATGTTCAGTGTGGTCATTACCGAAGTAATTCAATACTGTATTCTTACCATTGCCTCCATAGCTATCGGGATTATTGCCATTGTTAAGGTGTCTCCGGGCACAATCAATGCTGTGATTCCTGAAGGATGGAAGAGTATGTTTTTCGGCAAAACTGTTGGTCTCGACTGGACGCAGATTTCAGCGCAGGCATCGGCCAAACTTCATGCTTTCAATGACTGGATTCAGAATGACGGTTATTATTTGTTCGGGATCTTTTTTGTCATGGTGCTGTTCAAGGGGATTTTGCTTGCCGCAGCAGGACCCGCTCCCAATTATGATATGCAAAGAATCCTGTCCACGCGCAACCCTCAGGAGGCGTCGAAAATGAGTTCCCTTGTCAATGTGGTGCTGAATCCGTTCAGGTATTTCATGGTAGCCGGACTTACCGTGCTGGCTCTGACGAATTTTGATACGCTGTACACAGCCTCCATTACGGAACCTGATTTTGAATCCATTCTTCCCCAGGTACTTGCAACATATATTCCTGTCGGATTGCTCGGTTTTCTCATGGCGGGTCTGCTGGCCGCATTCATGAGCAATTTTGCAGCCACGGTTAATGCGGCACCTGCCTATATTGTGAATGATATCTATAAGAAATATATCAATCCGCATGCCAGCGAAAAAACGTATGTCCGTATGAGTTACCTTGCCTCCGTTGCAGTGGTGTTGGTAGGTGTCAGCATCGGGTTTTTTGTTGAATCCATCAATAAAATTGTTCTCTGGATCGTAGCCGGTCTGTGGGGAGGATACACCGCGTCCAACGTGCTCAAATGGTACTGGTGGCGTTTTAATGGCTACGGCTATTTCTGGGGTATGGTGACCGGCATTGCAGCATCCCTGATCCTGCCAGCGTTGAGCCATCTGTACCCTGTTTCGGTACTAAGCAATTCACCTCTTCCTGCCAATTTCAATATGAATGCTTTTCCGGTCATTTTCTTCCTGTCGCTTATTGGCTGCCTTCTTGGCACTTACCTCACCAGGCCCGAAGACGATGAGACGCTGAAGCATTTCTATAAAAATGTCAGGCCCTGGGGCTTCTGGAAACCGATCCATCAGAAGGTTGTTGCTGAAGACCCGTCGTTTGTGGGTAATAAAAACTTCCTGATCGATATGTTCAACATAGTTG